A genomic region of Planktothrix serta PCC 8927 contains the following coding sequences:
- a CDS encoding zinc-dependent alcohol dehydrogenase, producing the protein MRAVCWHGSNDVRVDNVPDPKILNPRDAIIKITSTAICGSDLHLYDGYIPTMKSGDILGHEFMGEVVELGPEVKNLKIGDRVVVPFTISCGHCFFCNRDLWSLCDNSNPNKWMAEKFYGHSPAGLFGYSHLLGGYAGGQAEYARVPFADVGPIKIPDGLTDEQVLFLTDIFPTGYMAAENCNIQPGDIVAIWGCGPVGQFTIRSAFMLGAERVIAIDRFPERLQMAKDAGAEIINYEEVDPGEALKEMTGGRGPDACIDAVGMEAHGTDAMALYDTVKQAVRLETDRPFVLRQAIVTCRKGGTVSVPGVYGGFIDKMPMGAIVNKGLTLRSGQTHVQKYLQPLLERIQKGDIDPTFVITHRMALDDAPKGYKIFRDKQENCIKVVLKP; encoded by the coding sequence ATGAGAGCAGTTTGTTGGCATGGTTCCAATGATGTTCGGGTTGATAATGTTCCTGATCCGAAAATTTTAAATCCCCGTGATGCCATTATTAAGATTACATCCACTGCCATTTGTGGCTCTGATTTACATCTTTATGATGGTTATATTCCGACGATGAAATCAGGGGATATTCTCGGCCATGAATTTATGGGAGAAGTCGTAGAACTTGGCCCCGAAGTCAAAAACTTAAAAATTGGCGATCGCGTTGTCGTTCCCTTTACCATTTCTTGCGGTCATTGTTTCTTTTGTAACCGAGATTTATGGTCACTGTGCGATAATTCCAACCCGAACAAATGGATGGCTGAAAAGTTTTATGGTCATTCTCCTGCTGGCTTATTTGGCTACTCCCATCTATTAGGGGGATACGCCGGAGGACAAGCGGAATACGCCCGTGTCCCCTTTGCCGATGTTGGGCCGATAAAAATTCCCGATGGGTTAACCGATGAACAGGTGCTATTTTTAACCGATATTTTCCCAACGGGTTACATGGCGGCGGAAAACTGCAATATTCAACCAGGGGATATCGTCGCCATTTGGGGATGCGGCCCGGTGGGTCAATTTACCATCCGCAGTGCCTTTATGTTAGGTGCAGAACGAGTGATCGCCATTGACCGCTTTCCTGAACGCTTGCAGATGGCGAAGGATGCGGGTGCAGAAATTATTAATTATGAAGAGGTTGATCCGGGGGAAGCGCTGAAGGAGATGACGGGAGGACGGGGGCCAGATGCCTGTATTGATGCGGTGGGAATGGAAGCCCACGGAACCGATGCCATGGCGCTTTATGATACGGTGAAACAGGCCGTGCGCTTGGAAACCGATCGCCCCTTTGTGCTGCGACAAGCGATCGTTACTTGCCGCAAGGGGGGTACGGTGTCGGTTCCTGGGGTTTATGGCGGATTTATTGATAAGATGCCGATGGGGGCGATTGTTAATAAAGGGTTAACGTTGCGATCGGGTCAAACCCATGTTCAAAAATATTTGCAGCCGCTTTTAGAACGCATTCAAAAGGGAGACATTGACCCAACTTTTGTGATTACTCACCGAATGGCTTTAGATGATGCTCCGAAGGGTTATAAAATTTTCCGCGATAAGCAAGAAAACTGTATTAAGGTAGTTCTTAAACCTTAA
- a CDS encoding SRPBCC family protein, which produces MEEITSTQKYEQSPSEENPSDLERWGSLIGGGALVLMGLQQRSLKGVLMAVAGGGLMYQATQNQSTIHQAQEALGLNTNQNIRVEKTVTINRSAEELYQFWHNFYNLPKFMKHIKSIIVYDERHSHWVAKAPLETIVEWDAEVIKDEPNHLIAWSSVNNADIENSGFVRFQPAPADRGTEVKVVIEYNPPGGVVTTTLAKLFGEEPEQQIGDDLNRFKQLMEAGEIARNTDQ; this is translated from the coding sequence ATGGAAGAAATCACTTCAACTCAAAAATATGAACAGTCTCCTTCAGAAGAAAATCCCAGTGATTTAGAACGATGGGGTTCTTTAATTGGGGGAGGCGCGTTAGTGTTAATGGGACTCCAACAACGCTCTTTAAAAGGCGTTCTCATGGCGGTTGCTGGGGGTGGTTTAATGTATCAAGCCACTCAAAATCAAAGTACAATTCATCAAGCTCAAGAAGCATTGGGCTTAAATACTAACCAAAATATTCGGGTTGAAAAAACCGTTACGATTAATCGATCTGCTGAAGAATTGTATCAATTTTGGCACAATTTTTACAATTTGCCAAAATTTATGAAACATATCAAATCTATCATTGTTTATGATGAACGTCATTCCCATTGGGTCGCAAAAGCACCGTTAGAAACAATCGTTGAATGGGATGCGGAAGTGATTAAAGATGAACCCAATCATTTAATTGCTTGGTCTTCCGTCAACAATGCAGATATTGAAAATTCGGGGTTTGTTCGGTTTCAACCAGCACCCGCAGACCGAGGCACAGAAGTTAAAGTTGTGATCGAATATAACCCCCCTGGCGGTGTGGTGACAACCACTTTAGCTAAACTATTTGGAGAAGAACCTGAACAACAAATTGGGGATGATTTGAACCGATTTAAACAGTTAATGGAAGCCGGAGAAATTGCTAGAAATACTGATCAATAA